In Methanosphaera sp. ISO3-F5, a genomic segment contains:
- a CDS encoding 3-dehydroquinate synthase II, with translation MKFAWIRPTGTWNDRKDAIVSALESGIEYILDSDNSDSIKELGNVKIVSDKEDSDIILLGLNEKITVADVKKAQEKGKEVAAYIEINNKEDELLVSKLGTVADYVILKGKNWKVIPLENIIASLQERNSKIMVDVPTYEEAKLALETMEHGSDGVLLSSNDGNEIRKLGELIEKSSKEIYELKEATITKVESVGLGDRVCVDTCSIMEVGEGMLIGSFASGLFMVHSESLESEYVASRPFRVNAGAVHAYVMTPGNKTRYLSELEAGDEVITINSKGEAKTAIIGRSKIERRPLMMIEAEHEGKKIRTLVQNAETIRLVSDKGEPISVADIKVGDKILAYFTDGARHFGMAIEEQIIEK, from the coding sequence ATGAAATTTGCATGGATAAGACCTACTGGAACATGGAATGACCGCAAAGATGCAATAGTAAGTGCTTTAGAATCAGGAATAGAATACATTTTAGATTCTGATAATTCAGATAGCATAAAAGAATTAGGGAATGTTAAAATAGTTTCTGATAAAGAAGATTCTGATATAATATTATTAGGCCTTAATGAAAAAATAACAGTAGCTGATGTGAAAAAAGCACAAGAAAAAGGAAAAGAAGTAGCTGCATACATCGAAATTAATAATAAGGAAGATGAATTACTAGTTTCAAAACTTGGAACCGTAGCAGATTATGTTATATTAAAAGGAAAAAATTGGAAAGTAATTCCATTAGAAAATATTATTGCAAGTCTTCAAGAACGTAACTCTAAAATCATGGTCGATGTTCCAACTTATGAAGAGGCAAAATTAGCACTTGAAACAATGGAACATGGATCAGATGGTGTTCTTCTCTCATCAAATGATGGAAATGAAATAAGAAAATTAGGTGAATTAATAGAAAAATCTTCTAAAGAAATATATGAACTTAAAGAAGCTACTATTACAAAAGTTGAAAGTGTAGGTCTTGGAGATAGAGTTTGTGTTGATACTTGTTCAATAATGGAAGTTGGGGAAGGAATGCTTATAGGTTCATTTGCTAGTGGATTATTTATGGTTCATAGTGAATCCTTAGAAAGTGAATATGTTGCATCAAGACCATTTAGAGTAAATGCTGGTGCAGTACATGCATATGTAATGACTCCTGGAAACAAGACAAGATATTTATCAGAACTTGAAGCAGGAGATGAAGTAATTACCATAAACAGTAAAGGTGAAGCTAAAACTGCAATAATTGGTCGTTCTAAAATAGAAAGAAGACCGTTAATGATGATTGAAGCTGAACATGAAGGTAAAAAAATCAGAACTTTAGTTCAAAATGCTGAAACTATTCGTTTAGTATCTGATAAAGGTGAACCAATATCTGTAGCTGATATTAAGGTAGGCGATAAGATACTAGCTTATTTCACCGATGGTGCTAGACACTTTGGAATGGCAATTGAAGAACAAATTATTGAAAAATAA
- a CDS encoding 2-amino-3,7-dideoxy-D-threo-hept-6-ulosonate synthase yields the protein MIGKKIRIERIINRKTGKCVIAPMDHGISGGPIPGLINMSKTIDSVASGGANAVLMHKGMVLNGHRGYGKDIGLILHLSASTDLSIDPYHKVQVTSVEKALQLGADAVSVHINIGSEKEPEMLKTTGRIAEECDKWGMPLLAMMYPRGPKIDNEHDPEVVKLAARVGAELGADIVKTNYTGDPDTFKDVVDGCPVPVIIAGGPKIETDKQLLEMVYDAIEVGGAGVAIGRNVFQSKDPAKTTKALVEIVHNRMSPDEALEIIEN from the coding sequence ATGATAGGAAAAAAAATTAGAATTGAAAGAATAATTAATCGTAAAACCGGAAAATGTGTTATTGCACCAATGGATCATGGAATATCCGGAGGTCCAATACCAGGATTAATAAATATGTCCAAAACAATTGATTCAGTAGCTAGTGGAGGAGCAAATGCAGTATTAATGCATAAAGGTATGGTACTAAATGGTCACCGAGGATACGGTAAAGATATTGGATTAATATTACATCTATCTGCAAGTACAGATTTAAGTATAGACCCATACCACAAAGTTCAAGTAACAAGTGTAGAAAAAGCATTACAATTAGGTGCAGATGCAGTAAGTGTACATATTAACATTGGATCAGAAAAAGAACCAGAAATGTTAAAAACAACTGGAAGAATCGCAGAGGAATGTGACAAATGGGGAATGCCATTATTAGCTATGATGTACCCAAGAGGACCAAAAATAGATAATGAACACGACCCAGAAGTAGTTAAATTAGCTGCAAGAGTAGGAGCAGAATTAGGTGCAGACATCGTGAAAACAAACTATACTGGTGACCCAGATACTTTTAAAGATGTAGTTGACGGATGCCCAGTACCTGTAATCATAGCCGGTGGACCAAAAATTGAAACAGATAAACAATTACTAGAAATGGTGTATGATGCAATAGAAGTTGGTGGAGCTGGAGTAGCAATAGGAAGAAATGTATTCCAATCAAAAGATCCTGCAAAAACTACAAAAGCATTAGTGGAAATTGTTCATAACAGAATGAGTCCTGACGAAGCATTAGAAATAATTGAAAACTAA
- a CDS encoding class I SAM-dependent methyltransferase: protein MIHISYDRRKYQEDMINNIETFDNVVEIGCHIGVSTKIISRLNQDGTVYAFDNSPESSEAMKNLGIEYNNIIFTQADVRDENVLYDLMNRCENIDVLCVDLGGGYHPDTVFKVFFIWSSVLKPRVTLIRNRGLIDFINSSVSTEEIKSDEGFLESSANEIKPNNLNELKYWSDKL from the coding sequence ATGATTCATATTAGTTATGATAGACGAAAATATCAGGAAGATATGATAAACAATATTGAAACATTTGATAATGTCGTTGAAATAGGTTGTCATATAGGAGTCTCTACTAAAATTATTTCTCGGTTAAATCAGGACGGTACTGTTTATGCTTTTGATAATAGTCCGGAAAGTAGTGAGGCTATGAAAAATTTAGGTATTGAATACAATAATATTATTTTTACCCAAGCTGATGTTAGAGATGAAAATGTTTTATATGATTTAATGAATCGATGCGAGAATATTGATGTATTATGTGTAGATTTAGGTGGAGGATACCATCCAGATACCGTGTTTAAGGTATTTTTTATATGGTCCTCTGTTTTAAAGCCTCGTGTTACTTTGATAAGAAATAGAGGTTTGATTGATTTTATTAATAGTTCAGTATCTACTGAAGAAATTAAATCCGATGAAGGTTTTTTAGAATCTTCTGCAAATGAAATTAAGCCGAATAATTTAAATGAATTAAAATATTGGTCTGATAAGTTATAA
- a CDS encoding NAD(P)/FAD-dependent oxidoreductase, with protein MSIYNTIIVGGGASGILSAIQLDDKNSILLEKNEILGKKILFTGGGRCNLTNNSTLDEYINCFYNSGKFYRNAFMNFFNKDIIKLLEDNGCKTKIEENNRVFPVTDKSKTVQKTFIDILNKKSTQYRINSTVNSIKKEKDLFIIEYDNSKIVKSKFVILATGGIAYPKTGSTGDGYRFAEELGHSISKKMAGLSPLIIKERWINKLQGISVDCKIEIKTSKKSINKDEGSVLFTHNGISGPVILNNSMEIKKFLLKKQDVIVNLDLCKDYSYEDLDLKLKNDFSNNSNKTIKTYLHKFIPKKMSKVLLDNLKIQSDKILNQITKKERLIIRDSLKRISLSVVDIIEKESFVTNSGVKRKEINPATFESKIVDNLFIVGELVDGCGISGGYNLQQAYSTGVLASETIKERLNNDSY; from the coding sequence ATGTCTATTTATAATACTATTATAGTAGGTGGAGGCGCTAGCGGAATATTATCTGCAATACAGCTTGATGATAAAAACAGCATATTATTAGAAAAGAATGAAATTTTAGGAAAAAAAATACTCTTTACTGGTGGTGGAAGATGTAATCTTACCAACAACAGTACATTAGATGAATATATTAACTGTTTTTATAATTCAGGAAAATTTTATAGAAATGCTTTCATGAACTTTTTTAACAAGGATATTATTAAATTACTTGAAGATAATGGTTGTAAAACAAAAATTGAAGAAAATAATCGAGTTTTTCCAGTAACTGATAAGTCAAAGACTGTGCAAAAAACATTTATAGATATTTTGAATAAAAAATCCACACAATACCGGATAAATTCTACTGTGAATAGTATTAAAAAGGAAAAAGACTTATTCATCATAGAATATGATAATTCTAAAATAGTTAAATCCAAATTTGTAATATTGGCTACTGGTGGAATAGCTTACCCTAAAACTGGGTCCACAGGTGATGGATATAGATTTGCTGAAGAATTAGGTCATTCTATTAGTAAAAAAATGGCAGGATTATCACCATTAATAATAAAAGAAAGATGGATTAACAAATTACAGGGGATAAGTGTTGACTGTAAAATAGAGATTAAAACTAGCAAAAAGAGCATAAATAAAGATGAAGGATCAGTACTTTTTACTCATAATGGAATTAGTGGCCCAGTTATTCTTAATAATAGTATGGAAATTAAGAAATTCTTGCTAAAAAAGCAGGATGTGATTGTTAATTTAGATTTATGTAAAGATTATTCTTATGAAGACTTAGATTTAAAGTTAAAAAATGATTTTTCAAACAACAGCAACAAGACCATTAAAACATATCTTCATAAATTTATTCCTAAGAAGATGAGCAAAGTCTTATTAGATAACCTGAAAATTCAATCAGATAAAATTTTAAATCAAATTACCAAAAAAGAACGTTTAATCATACGAGATTCTTTAAAAAGAATATCTTTAAGTGTAGTTGATATTATCGAAAAAGAGTCATTTGTAACTAACAGTGGAGTTAAAAGAAAAGAAATTAATCCAGCTACATTTGAATCCAAAATAGTTGATAATTTATTTATTGTAGGTGAACTTGTTGACGGTTGTGGCATTAGTGGAGGATATAATTTACAACAAGCTTATTCTACAGGTGTTTTGGCATCTGAAACTATTAAGGAGAGGTTAAATAATGATTCATATTAG
- the pgsA gene encoding archaetidylinositol phosphate synthase gives MLNDKLRPQTNKITAKIGEKIDIDPNIVTLAGLFISIFSGVLFASGNLVAGALFIILSGICDMIDGAIARSQNRKTKFGGFLDSTCDRFADAAILIGIMYSGFVDPILGALAIHASITVSYVRSRAEQEGITCSVGIAERAERLLIIVIGSLIAALCGGSHHIMLFTIGLLTVLSYITVFQRVYHVLMNLE, from the coding sequence ATGCTAAACGATAAATTACGACCACAGACAAATAAAATTACTGCAAAAATAGGAGAAAAAATAGATATAGATCCAAATATTGTTACATTAGCAGGTTTATTTATCAGTATTTTTTCAGGAGTATTATTTGCATCCGGTAATTTAGTTGCAGGAGCATTATTCATTATCCTTAGTGGTATTTGTGACATGATTGATGGAGCAATTGCACGTTCACAAAATCGTAAAACTAAATTTGGAGGATTCTTAGATTCAACCTGTGATCGTTTTGCAGATGCAGCTATACTTATAGGAATAATGTATAGTGGATTTGTTGATCCAATTCTTGGAGCGTTAGCAATTCATGCATCTATTACCGTAAGTTATGTTCGTTCAAGAGCAGAACAAGAAGGAATAACATGTTCAGTGGGAATAGCAGAAAGAGCAGAAAGATTATTAATTATTGTAATAGGTTCTCTGATAGCTGCACTATGTGGAGGATCACATCATATAATGTTATTCACTATTGGTTTACTTACAGTACTAAGTTACATAACAGTTTTCCAAAGAGTATATCATGTTTTAATGAATTTAGAATAA
- a CDS encoding L-threonylcarbamoyladenylate synthase: protein MKILNYNYGDNLEKIVEKLREGKIVVYPTDTIYGIAANITIPDAIKKVYLTKQRPLNKPLSVCFHDFEQLSNYVNLTVPQEKIIHQLLPGPYTLLLRKNKKISSIITGNSPILGVRIPNNTVSYELTEKFPITSTSANISNLQSPNNITQIKEQLGENIDYYIDAGTIKNNKSSTIIDLTKNKPQIIRKGVCDETLLKEILKINLR, encoded by the coding sequence ATGAAAATATTAAATTATAATTATGGAGATAATTTAGAAAAAATTGTTGAAAAACTAAGAGAAGGAAAAATAGTTGTTTATCCTACAGATACAATTTATGGTATAGCCGCAAATATAACTATCCCCGATGCTATAAAAAAAGTTTACTTAACTAAACAAAGACCACTAAACAAGCCATTATCAGTTTGTTTTCATGATTTTGAACAATTATCAAATTATGTGAATTTAACAGTACCTCAAGAGAAAATAATTCATCAATTACTTCCCGGCCCATACACTCTCCTTCTTAGAAAAAATAAAAAAATATCTTCAATAATTACAGGAAACTCTCCTATACTTGGTGTAAGAATTCCTAATAATACAGTTTCTTATGAACTCACTGAAAAATTCCCAATAACCAGTACTAGTGCAAACATATCCAATCTACAATCACCAAACAATATAACTCAAATAAAAGAACAATTAGGAGAAAACATAGACTATTACATAGACGCGGGCACAATTAAAAATAATAAATCATCCACCATAATTGATTTAACAAAAAACAAACCCCAAATAATAAGAAAAGGAGTATGTGACGAAACACTATTAAAAGAAATTCTAAAAATAAATTTAAGATAA